One Natrinema longum genomic window carries:
- a CDS encoding PAS domain S-box protein: MRVETSMVGQNVSVPGIFDGMTVGITVHDPETGEIIDMNERVEQLYGYSKSELRTMSIEEYTAPSSQFTKKEAVDRIRTAARGDPQTFEWKVKRKNGEYRWISVHLTRTTIGGTKCIIAEINDITEYKTREQLIQLLNRVIRHNLRNDMNLLIGYADRIKTAIQNDQLQEEVDTILNIASEVGTLSDSLDQIERIVEPGTTEREPTNLRTVVETCASETLSENTAVDISVTGPSDIWVTADEGLRYAIEHGIENAVTHNDSETPTVTLTVTEDPENGFGVVRIMDNGPPIPDMEIEVLDDETVMKSTYHGSGVGLWVMKWCVDSLGGELSFEAKTPRGNVVQIALPQTDQPPIE, from the coding sequence ATGAGAGTAGAGACCAGTATGGTTGGGCAGAATGTGAGTGTACCCGGGATATTCGATGGGATGACGGTCGGAATTACAGTACACGACCCAGAAACAGGAGAAATAATCGACATGAACGAGCGGGTAGAGCAATTGTACGGATACTCCAAGAGCGAACTTCGGACGATGTCTATCGAGGAGTATACTGCGCCCTCGTCGCAATTCACGAAAAAGGAGGCCGTCGACCGAATTCGGACTGCCGCTCGTGGCGATCCACAAACGTTTGAATGGAAAGTCAAACGGAAAAACGGAGAGTACCGGTGGATCAGCGTCCACCTGACACGAACGACGATTGGTGGAACGAAGTGTATTATCGCCGAAATCAACGATATTACCGAGTACAAAACCCGCGAACAACTGATTCAGCTCTTGAATCGTGTCATCCGTCACAATCTCCGGAACGATATGAATCTCCTCATCGGATACGCTGACAGGATCAAAACAGCCATCCAAAACGATCAACTGCAGGAGGAAGTGGACACTATTTTAAATATCGCATCGGAGGTCGGCACGCTCAGTGATTCGCTAGACCAGATCGAAAGAATCGTCGAACCTGGGACAACGGAGCGAGAACCCACGAATCTTCGGACGGTCGTCGAAACATGTGCTAGCGAAACGCTATCGGAAAACACAGCGGTCGACATCTCAGTTACCGGTCCGTCGGATATCTGGGTAACCGCCGACGAAGGATTACGGTACGCGATCGAGCATGGGATCGAGAACGCAGTCACCCATAACGATAGCGAGACGCCAACAGTGACGTTGACAGTAACCGAAGACCCGGAGAACGGGTTTGGTGTGGTACGAATCATGGATAATGGACCGCCGATTCCGGATATGGAAATCGAGGTGCTAGATGATGAGACGGTGATGAAAAGTACGTACCACGGCTCTGGCGTCGGGTTGTGGGTAATGAAGTGGTGCGTCGATTCGCTTGGCGGCGAACTCTCGTTCGAAGCGAAGACACCTCGCGGGAACGTCGTTCAGATCGCGCTGCCACAGACGGACCAGCCGCCAATAGAGTAG
- a CDS encoding glycosyltransferase family 4 protein, which produces MRVAFVSLKTDHHHDTETNQRFRTVLELLAERGHDVHWYCSGFWAGEETTFEDGEITYHAVSTGPEARSSFLCRLPFVLAAAGPDVVHVGARPPSQVLAASWGATLARVPLVLEWYGDGGVTETRWTRFATGRPDRIVTPSELVGTWIRELGADGDVVETVPNPIDCDRIRDVEPGDAVDVIYARRLDEGANLESLLLALAEHRDREWEATVVGDGPERDAYEELASDLRIADRVTFVGDLDLEERVAAYRGAHVFVQTADHCVFPTEMLWAIAAGCVGIVEYHTNSSAHELVEGWDRGFRTTSEAELAEAIVAAGDLEHREYDDTFADYDRSAVADRYLEHYRKLRAEYGFL; this is translated from the coding sequence ATGCGCGTCGCGTTCGTCTCGTTGAAGACGGATCACCACCACGATACTGAGACGAACCAGCGGTTCCGGACCGTTCTCGAGTTGCTGGCGGAACGCGGCCACGACGTCCACTGGTACTGTAGCGGGTTCTGGGCCGGCGAGGAGACCACGTTCGAAGACGGCGAAATCACCTATCACGCGGTTTCGACCGGCCCAGAAGCCCGGAGTTCGTTTCTCTGTCGACTCCCGTTCGTCCTGGCAGCTGCGGGCCCGGACGTGGTCCACGTCGGCGCACGCCCGCCGAGTCAAGTTCTCGCGGCCAGCTGGGGCGCGACGCTCGCTCGAGTGCCCCTCGTCCTCGAGTGGTACGGCGACGGCGGCGTGACCGAGACGCGGTGGACGCGGTTCGCGACCGGGCGACCGGATCGGATCGTCACTCCCTCGGAGCTCGTCGGGACGTGGATCCGCGAACTCGGGGCCGATGGCGACGTCGTCGAGACCGTTCCGAATCCGATCGACTGCGACCGAATACGAGACGTGGAGCCCGGCGACGCGGTCGACGTGATCTACGCCCGACGGCTCGACGAGGGTGCCAACCTCGAGAGCCTGCTGTTGGCCCTCGCCGAACACCGCGACCGCGAGTGGGAGGCGACGGTCGTCGGCGACGGCCCCGAACGGGACGCCTACGAGGAACTCGCGAGCGACCTCCGGATCGCGGATCGCGTGACGTTCGTCGGCGACCTCGATCTCGAGGAACGGGTCGCGGCGTATCGCGGGGCCCACGTCTTCGTCCAGACGGCCGACCACTGCGTCTTCCCAACGGAGATGCTGTGGGCGATCGCGGCGGGCTGTGTCGGCATCGTCGAGTACCACACGAACTCGAGTGCCCACGAACTCGTCGAGGGGTGGGATCGGGGATTCCGGACCACCAGCGAGGCGGAACTGGCCGAGGCGATCGTCGCCGCGGGCGACCTCGAACACCGCGAGTACGACGATACCTTCGCCGACTACGACCGGTCGGCGGTGGCAGACCGGTATCTCGAGCACTACCGCAAGCTACGGGCGGAGTACGGGTTTCTATAG
- a CDS encoding S9 family peptidase: MSSYDIERYLNVRSAYGASFGPDGERLSFLMDTTGTAQVWTLESARAWPEQRTFYDERVTFASWSPERPELIFGMDEGGNERAQLFRLDAETGEIENVTTMPTAKHRWGGWSHDGERFAFTSNRRDESVFDVYVQGRDETGDDARLVYEGDGWLSLSGWRPDDSRLLVSQAYSNFDQDLYVLDLAADEGNLEHLTPHEGDVRYQSASWAPDGTGIYLVTDDGEADTLYLAYLDLESGDLETVIDGDGWNVDGIALDDETGRFVYSRNVEGYTDLTVGEFDPDDPTSFETFPEPDLPGGVSGGVSFDPDAERFALSTTGDTVNTNVFVVDIETGATERWTDAPTAGIPRESFDGSDLVTVESFDGLDVPGFLTLPDEYTEGETPVIVDIHGGPESQRRPSFSSVKQYFLDRGYAYFEPNVRGSSGYGADYAALDDVENRMDSVADIESCVEWLRDHPAIDPDRIAAKGGSYGGFMVLAALTEYPDLWAAGIDVVGIANFVTFLENTGDWRRELREAEYGSLAEDREFLEDVSPINNVENIEAPLFVLHGENDPRVPVGEAEQIAEKAAEQGVPMRKLIFEDEGHGFSKLENRIEAYSAIADFLDEHV; encoded by the coding sequence ATGAGCAGCTACGACATCGAGCGCTATCTGAACGTTCGGAGCGCGTACGGCGCTTCCTTTGGCCCCGACGGTGAGCGGCTCTCCTTCCTGATGGATACGACCGGCACCGCACAGGTCTGGACCCTCGAGTCGGCCCGTGCCTGGCCCGAGCAGCGGACCTTCTACGACGAACGGGTGACCTTCGCCTCGTGGTCGCCCGAGCGGCCGGAACTGATCTTCGGGATGGACGAGGGCGGCAACGAGCGCGCACAGCTGTTCCGCCTCGACGCCGAAACGGGCGAGATCGAGAACGTAACGACGATGCCCACGGCCAAACACCGGTGGGGCGGCTGGAGCCACGACGGCGAGCGGTTCGCCTTCACCTCGAACCGTCGCGACGAGTCCGTCTTCGACGTCTACGTGCAGGGTCGCGACGAGACGGGAGACGACGCACGGCTCGTCTACGAGGGCGACGGCTGGCTCTCGCTGTCGGGCTGGAGGCCCGACGACTCCCGGCTGCTCGTCTCGCAGGCGTACTCCAACTTCGATCAGGACCTGTACGTGCTCGACCTCGCAGCCGACGAGGGTAACCTCGAGCATCTCACGCCCCACGAGGGCGACGTCCGCTATCAGAGCGCAAGCTGGGCTCCCGACGGCACGGGGATCTATCTGGTCACCGACGACGGCGAGGCCGACACGCTGTATCTGGCCTATCTCGACCTCGAGAGCGGCGACCTCGAGACCGTAATCGACGGCGATGGCTGGAACGTCGACGGGATCGCACTCGACGACGAGACCGGGCGGTTCGTCTACTCGCGAAACGTCGAGGGCTACACCGATCTGACCGTCGGGGAGTTCGATCCCGACGACCCCACGTCGTTCGAGACGTTCCCCGAACCGGACCTGCCGGGCGGGGTCTCCGGCGGCGTGAGTTTCGACCCCGACGCCGAACGGTTCGCCCTCTCGACGACCGGCGACACGGTCAACACGAACGTCTTCGTGGTCGACATCGAGACGGGCGCAACCGAGCGCTGGACGGACGCGCCGACTGCGGGCATCCCCCGCGAATCGTTCGACGGCTCCGATCTCGTCACCGTCGAGAGCTTTGACGGACTCGATGTGCCGGGCTTTCTCACCCTCCCGGACGAGTATACCGAGGGCGAGACGCCCGTCATCGTCGACATCCACGGCGGCCCCGAGAGCCAGCGCCGCCCCTCGTTCTCGAGCGTCAAGCAGTACTTCCTCGACCGGGGCTACGCCTACTTCGAACCCAACGTCCGGGGCTCGTCGGGCTACGGCGCGGACTACGCGGCGCTGGACGACGTCGAGAACCGGATGGACTCGGTGGCGGATATCGAATCCTGCGTCGAGTGGCTGCGGGACCACCCCGCGATCGATCCCGACCGGATCGCCGCCAAGGGCGGCTCCTACGGCGGGTTCATGGTGCTTGCCGCGCTGACCGAGTACCCCGATCTGTGGGCCGCCGGCATCGACGTCGTCGGCATCGCCAACTTCGTCACCTTCCTCGAGAACACGGGCGACTGGCGGCGCGAGTTGCGAGAAGCCGAGTACGGGAGCCTCGCCGAGGACCGCGAGTTCCTCGAAGACGTTTCACCGATCAATAACGTCGAGAACATCGAGGCACCGCTGTTCGTCCTCCACGGCGAGAACGACCCCCGTGTCCCGGTCGGCGAAGCCGAACAGATCGCCGAGAAAGCGGCCGAGCAAGGCGTCCCCATGCGGAAACTGATCTTCGAGGACGAGGGCCATGGCTTCTCGAAACTCGAGAACCGCATCGAGGCGTACTCCGCGATCGCGGATTTCCTCGACGAGCACGTTTGA
- the trpB gene encoding tryptophan synthase subunit beta → MSNGEFEGYGGRHVPKPLREPLEELATAYDDVAKTESFQTELRGLLEEFAGRPTPLYYARNLSERYDAEIYLKREDLLHGGAHKINNCLGQALLAKRAGRERLIAETGAGQHGTATAMVGALLDLETEIYMGRKDVERQEMNVFRMRLMGAEVNEVTRGDEGLADAVDAALEDFAENVDDTHYLVGSVVGPDPFPRMVRDFQSVIGREAREQIQERTGDLPDAAVACVGGGSNAIGLFHAFRDDPVDFYGAEGGGKGSNSSRHAAPLAKGTDDVIHGMKTRVIDDDVEVYSVSAGLDYPGVGPEHAMYRAVGRCEYQGVTDDEALAAFRELSETEGIIPALESSHGIARAIQLAEDGEHDTILVNLSGRGDKDMETAAAKFDL, encoded by the coding sequence ATGTCCAACGGAGAGTTCGAGGGATACGGCGGTCGGCACGTCCCAAAACCGCTTCGAGAGCCACTCGAGGAACTGGCGACGGCCTACGACGACGTCGCGAAGACCGAGTCGTTCCAGACCGAGTTACGGGGATTGCTCGAGGAGTTCGCCGGTCGACCGACGCCGCTGTACTACGCGCGCAACCTGAGCGAGCGTTACGACGCGGAGATCTACCTCAAGCGGGAGGATCTGCTCCACGGCGGGGCCCACAAGATCAACAACTGTCTCGGGCAGGCCCTGCTCGCGAAGCGGGCCGGTCGGGAGCGGCTGATCGCCGAAACGGGGGCCGGCCAGCACGGTACCGCGACCGCGATGGTCGGTGCCCTGCTCGACCTCGAGACGGAGATTTACATGGGGCGGAAAGACGTCGAACGCCAGGAGATGAACGTCTTCCGGATGCGACTCATGGGTGCCGAGGTCAACGAGGTCACCCGCGGTGACGAGGGCCTGGCCGACGCCGTCGACGCGGCGCTCGAGGACTTCGCCGAGAACGTCGACGACACCCACTATCTGGTGGGCAGCGTCGTCGGTCCCGACCCGTTCCCGCGGATGGTCCGGGACTTCCAGAGCGTCATCGGTCGCGAGGCCCGCGAGCAGATACAGGAGCGGACGGGCGACCTGCCCGACGCCGCCGTCGCCTGCGTCGGCGGCGGCTCGAACGCGATCGGCCTCTTCCACGCGTTCCGGGACGACCCCGTCGACTTCTACGGTGCCGAAGGCGGCGGCAAAGGATCGAACTCGAGTCGACACGCCGCCCCGCTCGCGAAGGGTACCGACGACGTCATCCACGGGATGAAAACGCGCGTCATCGACGACGACGTCGAGGTCTACTCCGTCTCCGCGGGGCTGGACTACCCCGGTGTCGGCCCCGAACACGCGATGTATCGGGCCGTCGGTCGCTGTGAGTATCAGGGCGTTACCGACGACGAGGCGCTCGCGGCCTTCCGCGAACTGAGCGAGACCGAGGGGATCATCCCCGCTCTCGAGTCCAGCCACGGGATCGCTCGAGCGATCCAACTCGCGGAGGACGGCGAGCACGACACCATCCTCGTGAATCTCTCGGGACGCGGCGACAAGGACATGGAGACCGCAGCCGCGAAGTTCGATCTCTGA
- a CDS encoding phosphatase PAP2 family protein, with amino-acid sequence MTRGLGWFDAFREVVPEWAVVVLGLVTQLGDVWFLGVLVGTLYWIETDDRDDIAAVAGLLLAGLSLITALKHVFALPRPERVLVEVEALPAAVHPLYEATATATGYGFPSGHALMSTIVYLSLAEYSDVSTRRRRFLGAAGLVTAVSLSRVGLGVHYLVDVVAGVAVGLVFLLLAWGLLNRYPTHRGTLGFGLAVGIAAAALVTSRTDPDAVLLVGASLGAFAGWQLALLARGLDAGQGPIRADRRLAVRAVAAGLVIVSLVGATAYYWPVSLLAGSGALGVTVAVLVPVPELYHTERVRRLRQRSLSGSQ; translated from the coding sequence ATGACTCGAGGGCTCGGCTGGTTCGACGCGTTCCGCGAGGTCGTTCCCGAGTGGGCCGTCGTCGTGCTCGGGCTGGTGACTCAGCTGGGCGACGTGTGGTTTCTGGGCGTCCTCGTCGGGACGCTCTACTGGATCGAAACCGACGACCGGGACGATATCGCCGCCGTCGCCGGGCTCTTGCTGGCGGGCCTCTCGCTCATCACGGCGCTGAAACACGTCTTCGCGCTCCCGCGACCGGAGCGCGTCCTCGTAGAGGTCGAGGCGCTGCCGGCGGCCGTCCACCCGCTGTACGAAGCTACTGCGACGGCGACCGGCTACGGGTTCCCGAGCGGCCACGCCCTGATGTCGACGATCGTCTACCTGAGCCTGGCCGAGTACAGCGACGTCAGCACGCGTCGGCGGCGATTCCTCGGTGCCGCCGGGCTCGTGACTGCCGTCTCCCTCTCTCGAGTCGGTCTCGGCGTCCACTACCTCGTCGACGTCGTCGCGGGTGTCGCCGTCGGACTCGTCTTCCTCCTCCTCGCGTGGGGGCTCCTGAACCGCTATCCGACCCACCGCGGGACGCTCGGGTTCGGTCTCGCAGTCGGCATCGCCGCCGCTGCCCTCGTGACGAGCCGCACGGACCCCGACGCGGTTCTCCTCGTTGGCGCGTCGCTTGGCGCGTTCGCGGGCTGGCAGCTCGCGCTCCTCGCTCGAGGGCTGGACGCGGGCCAGGGGCCGATCCGAGCCGATCGCCGGCTCGCCGTCAGGGCCGTCGCCGCGGGACTCGTGATCGTCTCCCTCGTCGGTGCCACCGCCTACTACTGGCCCGTCTCGCTTCTCGCCGGGAGCGGCGCACTCGGCGTGACCGTCGCGGTGCTCGTTCCGGTCCCCGAACTGTACCACACCGAGCGCGTCCGGCGTCTCCGGCAGCGATCGCTATCCGGGTCGCAGTAG
- a CDS encoding YeiH family protein translates to MGVRRLLPGFVALCVGAVVARSLARVVGVNHLLVAIALGVVVTNAVGFPDELEPGVATHKLWLGTGIVLMGASISTATVLEVGGPVFLVVIAITGSTLAVVELLARNVFGLSERLGTLLAAGASICGVSAVVAVAGAVRAREEEVAYAAATVLLFDAITIVVYPIVGDLLDLSGAVFGTWAGVSMFSTGPAVAVGFAYSDVAGQWATMTKLSRNALIGVVVLGYASYYAGSGDGTTASVRTLWAEFPKFVLGFLALAALSSLGVFSSAQQASIENAYNWLFLLAFVGLGTEIRLADVRNTGVVPAFVVLLALLVGSLLSLTILSLLF, encoded by the coding sequence ATGGGCGTTCGCCGGCTGCTTCCGGGGTTCGTCGCTCTCTGTGTCGGTGCCGTGGTGGCCCGATCGCTCGCGCGCGTCGTCGGCGTCAATCACTTGCTCGTCGCCATCGCGTTGGGCGTCGTCGTCACGAACGCCGTCGGTTTCCCGGACGAACTCGAACCCGGCGTCGCGACGCACAAACTGTGGCTGGGGACCGGTATCGTCCTCATGGGGGCGTCGATATCGACCGCGACCGTCCTCGAGGTCGGTGGTCCCGTCTTCCTCGTCGTGATAGCGATCACCGGGAGCACGCTCGCCGTCGTCGAACTCCTCGCGCGAAACGTCTTCGGACTGTCCGAACGGCTAGGGACGCTACTCGCCGCCGGTGCGAGCATCTGTGGCGTCTCGGCGGTCGTCGCGGTCGCCGGTGCCGTCCGGGCACGGGAAGAGGAAGTCGCCTACGCGGCGGCGACGGTCCTGCTGTTCGATGCGATTACGATCGTCGTCTACCCGATCGTCGGCGACCTGCTCGACCTGTCCGGCGCGGTCTTCGGGACGTGGGCCGGGGTCAGCATGTTCTCGACCGGACCGGCCGTCGCAGTGGGCTTTGCCTACTCCGACGTGGCCGGCCAGTGGGCGACGATGACGAAACTCTCGCGAAACGCCCTGATCGGCGTCGTCGTCCTCGGATACGCGAGCTACTACGCGGGGAGCGGAGACGGAACCACCGCGTCCGTCCGAACCCTCTGGGCGGAGTTCCCGAAATTCGTGCTCGGCTTTCTCGCTCTCGCCGCGCTCTCGAGTCTCGGCGTCTTCTCGTCGGCCCAGCAGGCCTCGATCGAAAACGCGTACAACTGGCTGTTCCTGCTGGCGTTCGTCGGACTCGGAACCGAAATCCGCCTCGCCGACGTGCGGAATACCGGCGTCGTGCCCGCGTTCGTCGTGCTGCTGGCGTTGCTCGTCGGAAGCCTGCTCTCGTTGACGATCCTCTCGCTCCTGTTTTGA
- a CDS encoding sulfatase yields the protein MSDANGREDESHRTVRNVVFVVLDTARAKSVGVQRFADGRPMTPDHVGLQSVPRDRTGSSTRPVSTRSTPTLTRLAEEGTAFENAFATAPWTLPSHASFFTGTYSSEHGTHGGHTYLDDDLRTVPEAFADAGFETVGVSNNTWITEEFGFDRGFETLRKGWQYVQSDADMGAVVRGEDLREKLVATRSRLFDGNPIVNAANILYSELFQPAGDDGSSRSTAWIDGWLADRDDDQPFFLFCNFIEPHVQYDPPKAYAERFLPDGASYEAATAIRQDPRAYDCGDYDISDHEFALLRGLYRAELAYVDHQIGRLRATLEARDEWEDTLFVVCGDHGEHVGEHGFFGHQYNLYDTLLNVPLVCHGGPFTDGDTRNELVSLLDLPATLLETAGIDDPELRDQWSSRSLHPESDAEPREAVFAEYVAPQPSIERLEARFGEVPDRVREFDRRLRAVRTREHKYVRGDDGFERLHHVPTDPFEHTDRSEEEPVRVRALRRRLEERFDPLAESGASGEVEMQEGTKERLADLGYL from the coding sequence ATGTCTGACGCTAACGGACGTGAGGACGAGTCACATCGTACTGTGCGGAACGTCGTTTTCGTGGTTCTCGATACGGCCCGGGCGAAAAGCGTCGGGGTGCAGCGGTTTGCGGACGGCCGACCGATGACTCCCGATCACGTCGGACTGCAATCTGTCCCCCGTGACCGAACCGGCTCGAGTACCCGTCCCGTCAGCACACGGTCGACGCCGACGCTGACGCGACTCGCCGAGGAGGGAACCGCGTTCGAGAACGCGTTCGCGACCGCGCCCTGGACGCTGCCCTCTCACGCGTCGTTTTTTACCGGTACCTATTCCTCCGAACACGGCACGCACGGCGGGCACACCTATCTCGACGACGACCTCCGGACGGTCCCCGAAGCCTTCGCCGACGCGGGATTCGAGACGGTCGGCGTCTCGAACAACACCTGGATCACCGAGGAGTTCGGCTTCGATCGCGGATTCGAGACCCTTCGCAAGGGCTGGCAGTACGTCCAGTCCGACGCCGACATGGGTGCGGTCGTCCGCGGCGAGGATCTCCGGGAGAAACTCGTCGCGACCCGCAGCCGACTCTTCGACGGGAATCCGATCGTCAACGCCGCGAACATCCTCTACAGCGAACTGTTCCAGCCGGCGGGGGACGACGGTTCCAGCCGGTCGACGGCCTGGATCGACGGCTGGCTCGCGGACAGGGACGACGACCAACCGTTCTTTCTGTTCTGTAACTTCATCGAACCCCACGTCCAGTACGACCCGCCGAAGGCGTACGCCGAACGGTTCCTCCCCGACGGTGCCAGTTACGAGGCTGCGACCGCTATCAGGCAGGATCCCCGCGCATACGACTGCGGCGACTACGACATCTCCGACCACGAGTTCGCCCTCCTCAGGGGGCTCTACCGGGCCGAACTCGCCTACGTCGATCACCAGATCGGCCGGCTTCGGGCCACGCTCGAGGCCCGCGACGAGTGGGAAGACACCCTGTTCGTCGTCTGTGGCGATCACGGCGAGCACGTCGGCGAGCACGGGTTTTTCGGCCACCAGTACAACCTCTACGACACGCTGCTCAACGTCCCGCTGGTCTGTCACGGCGGCCCCTTTACCGACGGCGACACACGCAACGAGCTCGTCAGCTTGCTCGATCTTCCCGCGACGCTGCTCGAGACCGCCGGTATCGACGACCCCGAGCTACGCGACCAGTGGTCGAGTCGGTCGCTTCACCCCGAGTCGGACGCGGAGCCACGCGAGGCCGTCTTCGCCGAGTACGTCGCCCCTCAGCCCTCGATCGAGCGTCTCGAGGCGCGGTTCGGCGAGGTTCCGGACCGGGTCAGAGAATTCGACCGCCGGCTGCGGGCGGTCCGTACGCGCGAGCACAAGTACGTCCGCGGCGACGACGGCTTCGAGCGCCTGCACCACGTCCCGACCGATCCGTTCGAGCACACCGATCGCAGCGAGGAAGAGCCCGTGCGGGTCCGGGCGCTACGGCGGCGACTCGAGGAGCGATTCGACCCCCTCGCCGAGAGCGGCGCGTCGGGCGAGGTGGAGATGCAGGAGGGAACGAAGGAGCGACTGGCCGATCTCGGATATCTGTGA
- a CDS encoding NADH-quinone oxidoreductase subunit D: protein MSNPSEPERERIDPEYDHRREDGVDEGQLEALLDEYAIGRDDHENAPAFVIRPNDVQEVVALLRDEAGFDHLSCLTPQQYEDRYESLVHMTKYDRRSHEVTLIVPVPIDEPVCESAEPVFRTADWHEREAYDLVGIEYEEHPDLRRILLPEPWQGHPLALDYDQNKPQLVHYAEHANPLQADGHDDESDTMLLNIGPHHPATHGVLHLETVLDGESVADVEPDIGYLHRCEEQMCQQGTYRHQIIPYSNRWDYTANLPNEWAVARAIEDVADIEVPEYAQVLRTMATEFGRMLGHFLAVSTFALDVYGDFTAIFQYGMRDREVVQDILEDLTGQRMMFYFFRLGGVCWDLPEPREEFVEKCRDFLDELPAKVDEYHDLLTGNEIFQIRTIDTGVLEPAVAKDYGCTGPVARGSGIDYDIRRDDPYGYYENLEWNVVVEDGCDNHARVLVRLREVEESAKIIEQCLDLLEEWPEDERTVQSNVPRTLKPDAGTETYRAVESAKGELGIYIRADGSNSPARFKIRSPCFHNLSALPEMAEGEYVADLIASLGSLDIVLGSVDR from the coding sequence ATGAGTAACCCATCGGAACCCGAGCGCGAGCGCATTGATCCGGAGTACGACCACCGCCGCGAGGACGGCGTCGACGAGGGACAACTCGAGGCGCTCCTCGACGAGTACGCGATCGGACGGGACGACCACGAGAACGCGCCCGCCTTCGTGATCCGACCGAACGACGTCCAGGAGGTGGTCGCCCTCCTGCGCGACGAGGCGGGGTTCGACCACCTCTCGTGTCTCACGCCCCAGCAGTACGAGGATCGCTACGAGTCGCTCGTCCACATGACGAAGTACGACCGGCGGAGCCACGAGGTGACGTTGATCGTGCCCGTTCCGATCGACGAGCCCGTCTGTGAGTCCGCCGAACCCGTCTTCCGGACGGCCGACTGGCACGAGCGCGAGGCCTACGATCTCGTCGGGATCGAGTACGAGGAGCATCCCGACCTCCGTCGGATCCTCCTCCCCGAGCCGTGGCAGGGCCACCCGCTCGCGCTGGACTACGACCAGAACAAGCCACAGCTCGTCCATTACGCCGAACACGCGAACCCGCTCCAGGCCGACGGCCACGACGACGAGTCCGATACGATGCTCCTCAACATCGGTCCCCACCACCCGGCGACCCACGGCGTCCTCCACCTCGAGACGGTGCTGGACGGCGAGTCGGTCGCCGACGTCGAACCCGATATCGGCTATCTCCACCGTTGTGAGGAGCAGATGTGCCAGCAAGGGACCTATCGTCACCAGATCATCCCCTACTCGAACCGCTGGGATTACACGGCGAACTTGCCTAACGAGTGGGCGGTCGCCCGCGCGATCGAGGACGTCGCCGACATCGAGGTCCCCGAGTACGCACAGGTCCTGCGGACGATGGCGACCGAGTTCGGCCGCATGCTCGGCCACTTCCTCGCGGTCTCGACGTTCGCCTTGGACGTCTACGGCGACTTCACGGCCATCTTCCAATACGGCATGCGCGACCGCGAAGTCGTCCAGGACATCCTCGAGGACCTCACCGGCCAGCGGATGATGTTCTACTTCTTCCGGCTGGGCGGGGTCTGCTGGGACCTGCCCGAACCCCGCGAGGAGTTCGTCGAGAAGTGCCGCGATTTCCTCGACGAACTCCCCGCCAAGGTCGACGAGTACCACGACCTGCTGACCGGCAACGAGATCTTCCAGATCCGGACGATCGATACCGGAGTGCTCGAGCCAGCGGTCGCCAAGGACTACGGCTGTACGGGCCCCGTCGCCCGCGGGTCGGGCATCGACTACGACATCCGTCGGGACGACCCCTACGGCTACTACGAGAACCTCGAGTGGAACGTCGTGGTCGAGGACGGCTGTGACAACCACGCACGGGTCCTCGTTCGCCTCCGCGAGGTCGAGGAGTCCGCGAAGATCATCGAGCAGTGTCTCGACTTACTTGAGGAGTGGCCCGAGGACGAGCGGACGGTCCAGAGCAACGTCCCCCGAACGCTCAAACCGGACGCCGGAACCGAGACCTACCGCGCCGTCGAGAGTGCGAAGGGAGAACTCGGGATCTACATCCGTGCGGACGGGTCGAACTCGCCCGCCCGGTTCAAGATCCGGAGTCCGTGTTTCCATAACCTCTCGGCGCTCCCGGAGATGGCGGAAGGAGAGTACGTCGCCGATCTGATCGCGTCGCTTGGCAGTCTCGACATCGTGCTGGGGAGCGTCGATCGCTGA
- a CDS encoding HIT family protein codes for MDDCEFCRIVAGERPAHVLYEDERTVAFLDENPAVTGHTLVVPTLHEEGLVTTDESTSMAVFETVRTVGNALKAALEPTGFSVFHTSGPLVGTVDHAHVHLVPRFADDDVTLSLSRDRLDPDEGTRLRDRVRTQL; via the coding sequence ATGGACGACTGTGAGTTCTGTCGGATCGTCGCCGGTGAGCGACCGGCCCACGTTCTCTACGAAGACGAGCGAACCGTCGCGTTTCTCGACGAGAACCCCGCCGTGACGGGACACACCCTCGTCGTTCCCACGCTCCACGAAGAGGGACTCGTCACGACCGACGAATCGACCTCTATGGCGGTCTTCGAGACGGTTCGGACCGTCGGGAACGCACTGAAGGCGGCGCTCGAGCCGACCGGCTTCAGCGTCTTTCATACCTCCGGTCCCCTGGTCGGGACCGTCGACCACGCACACGTCCATCTCGTGCCGCGCTTTGCCGACGACGACGTGACGCTGTCGCTGTCACGCGATCGGCTCGATCCCGACGAGGGGACGCGACTGCGGGACCGCGTTCGAACACAGCTGTGA